Genomic window (Balearica regulorum gibbericeps isolate bBalReg1 chromosome Z, bBalReg1.pri, whole genome shotgun sequence):
CATTATACATAAAAATGCTATATAGATCTACAtggaaataatgcattttataaagtaatgaaaaaaattctcacagtCTAAAAATTGACTGTATtattttcctgattattttattctcattgTTCAATTCCCTCCTAGTCTTGCACCCTATGGCAGACTCTACTTAATTCATATTGTCTGTACATGTGAGGAGTTTTAAGAAAGAGCACACGAAACCGATGTCAAGAGGTGCTGGAAAGCACATCACACTCGAAGCTAGAAGAGAGCGGTGCACCCCTCTACCCGCTTCATAGGCCGGTACGAGTTTCCCAGCAGATTTTGCAACATTCCCAGATACAAACAGTTTATTGTGGAGGTGGGCAAACGAAGGGCAGGTGTGGGAATTTTGGAAGGAGTTATGAATTCGCGAAAACTACAAGATGCATCGATAGGTCCCGTCCAGTTCTGTGCCATCACGCTGGCAGCTACTGGGGGCTCGGTCGGGACAGCCTGACTGGCACAGAAGGTGAGCgaggccggggctggggcaAGGGGCGGCAGTTACCAGCGTTGGCAGAACACAGCTTACAGCAGCGGACTAACCTTTCGGCGAGGCGGGGAAGTGTCCCACTGCTCTGATGGCAAACGTCTTTGCCTTCCCCTGCATACGACAGAACCACCCAGGCATGGGGTCAGGACCACGGGCATAAAAACTTACTAGTGCCGGGTGGTGTACCCGTGTCCCGCTTTGCGTTTCTATTGCGGCCGAAGGTGGAGAAGGcactttctcccctccctttccctgctctcCTGTCAGTTGTCACATTTacaccccccctccctccccgtcCTTGCCAACCCGAGCCATCTCTTCTAGGACGGGCACGGAATGAAAATGTGCGTCCCCGACTGAAAACAAAGGAAGCGAAAGCAAACACAACGCCTGGCGCTAGGGaaagctctgccctgcaggacGAACCGGAGCAGACTGCGTTCCTCGCGGCCATTtggtgtgagaaacagccctgtcTCTCCCCCCGCCTCGCCTCCCCTCCCCTACCCTCCGCCACCGCCgcagggcgggcgggggcggtCTTGGGGCGCCGCGCCcggctgggggcggggggcggcatCCCGAGGGGGCCCGGCTCCCCCGGCCGCTCGCCCCGGCGtgcgggcggcgcggggggagAGTGGGAGAGGCGGCGGGCGAGACGGTCCGCCATATTTCTGCCTCACCACGCCCGCGGAGCCGAACCATTGAAAAGCCGGGCTCGCCCGGCCCCTGCTTGCCTGCCTGCCTACTCTTCCTTCGCGGCGGCTCTTCACCACCCGCCTCCTCTCCCGTCCTTACTGGCAGAGCAGGGGCGATCCGCGGCAGCTCTCCGGCATCGGCTCTCCCCGTCAGAGGGGCGagcggccgccccgccgccgcgccgagAAGGAGGGTCGGCCGTGAGGACACTCTTCCCGCTGGGCGCTCGCCGAGGTCGCCAGGCAGCGGCAGTCTCGCCCACCCCGCAGGAGCTGCGGTCCCGCTCCAGGGCACGGGTAGCGACAGGGAAATGTGTGTGCGGAGCGGGGGAGGGATTAGCGGGTATTAGCATTTCCACAGGGGGTGGGGTGGTCGCGTCGGAGCGCGGTGGGGGTGTCGTCCGCCTGGGACGCTCGGGAATCGCGTTGGCTGCGGGCGGCGGCGAGGGAAGGGGAGCAGTAAGGCGAGGGGCGGCGGTTGCGAGCGGTTCGGATCGGCTGGATAGCGCTGCTTCCTCCGCGGTGGATGTTTCCATGTTGTTTGGTGCATGATTTAAAGGAGAGGAGGAGTTGTCAGCAGCAAGGAGCGGGGATCCGCGCCGCCAGCGGCCCTGCCTCTTTCTCCTCACCCCTCTGTGGCATCGAGGCAGCTGCCCGCACTTGCCCTGCGGCGCCCGGCGGGGGCTCCCGGGCAGAGAGCGCCTGTGCCCCCTGGGGCcggtgcggcggcggcggggtgCGTGTGTGCGAGTGCGGGGTGTGTGCGCGCGTGAGATTTtagggggggtgggggttgtGTCTGAACCAGTTAGGAAGAATGACTCTGGAGTCCATCATGGCGTGCTGCCTGAGCGAGGAAGCCAAGGAAGCCCGGCGGATCAACGACGAGATCGAGCGGCAGCTGCGCCGGGACAAGCGAGACGCCCGCCGGgagctgaagctgctgctgctgggtgagtGTGGGCTCCAGCCGCctggctcggctcggcccggccgcTTCGCCTCGGGCCGCCGCCGGCACGCATGCCCCAGGTGCCGCCGGGGCTGCAGCCCGGGCAtcgccgccgccccgggctCCCTCCGACCGGCGCGTTATACGGCGGGGCCGAGGaagccggcggcggggccggggcggcggcggggccggctgGGCTGCCCCCGGGTATTCGCTGCCTCCGTCTCGGGAAGCCGCCGGCCGTgcccccgccgcggcggggcgTGTGTGCCCGGGTGCGGGCATCGCCGGCAGCGGGGCGAACGGCTGCGGTTCCTGCGGGTGGGCTTGGTGAGGAGGGCGAACAGCCTTCCAAaatggagaggggaaggatggCGGGTGAGTGAGGGCGTGCGGTggagggggacacacacacaaataccgGCGGCGGTGTGTGTAGGAGAGCGATGGCAAGGAAGCGGATTAACGAAGGGATTCGAGGGGGGAGTTACTGTGCAGATCGATGGTGGTGGGTTTAATATCTGCATTGTTCTGTGAGCCTCGGGAAGGTCGTTGGCTCACTGGTTGCATtttttattgtgattttttttttttttttaaatttaatgggGTAAACTGGGATAAGGGGTTTTTGCTCAGATTGTAGACcagtttttagaaagaaaagggaacCGTACAGCCCCAGAGGTGTATGCAAAGCTGAGGAGTAACCTGAAGTATGCAGGAGGATGACAGGATCTTTAATACCTTTGGAATCCACCCACTggtcaggaaataaaaatctattgtattgtttctctttaattaaaacaggTTGTTATTTTGAAGCTGCAAGCATGCAGAGGCAATGTTTATCTAATAGAAATTTGGCTGGTGTGAAAATAAgccttttgaattaaaatacatcTGTCCGTATCCAGTGTGCTCCACTTTGTAGTGCAGCTCCCGTGGTAATAAGGCTTCTGCCTGGGACTTGCAGGCCTTGAAATATGTCTGCACCACTGTCTGGTGTGAGGATGAGTGGGGATGAGCGTCCAAGTGGACGCGGGATGTTTATGCTGAAGATTTTTGTCTTGGGTCATGTATATGAAAGTAGTGATTTATACTGGGGGAGTAAACTGCCTATTCAGTGAGGTAAGGAGAGTTGAAAGGATAAGTCAGAATACATTTTAGTGCTTCCATATGAATATGCTATTTCCTGCAGCTTGTCTTCTGTATATGGAGAAAGGTGTTGGGATCCTTAGCTGGTGGGGGAAAGGACTGGTGGAGACAGATTCAGCACTCCAAGTAATAGCATTCTGTCTCACTTTGGCCTGATTGTTGGTTGATGGGAATGCATGTTGTGACTGTTTCAAGATTCACAAAGATAAAATAGGGGATAGATAGCTGCCTGAATTTTATGGATGTTTAAATATAATTACTTAATGATATACATTTGCTTCAGGAGAGGCAGTTGGCATATTTGACTTGTTACTCAGATCCaaattgtttctgtattttcctgatttttttttttttcttgcagtaatGCAAGAGGCTTCTCCcaagttttcaaaaatgtatgAAACTTACTGAATAAGCCCAATATATATTacctggaggaggaagttaGAGATCTGTTTCTGCAGTCAGTACTGCTTCACAAGGTCATCCCACCACTAACGTGAAGTGTAGGGGTAGGTGGTGGTAGATTGGGGTCCAATTGTGGCATCACTTTGGGCAAAACACGATGCAGTGACTGGAGGGAGGACAGAGGAGAAGCCGAGCCATAGAAAGCATTACGGAAAACTCTCATTAGTGCCTCTGTGaaagatttttgcatttgtctgcATCAGTACAAATGAAGAGTTCTAACACTTCTTGTGAAGGTGTAAGCATGATGTATTAGAGACAAGAGGGGTTTGGCTGCTTATACGTAACTGCATATCTATATACTTGGGTAATGAAATCAGTACAGAAATTGTTACTGTGTACACATTTTTGGTCTTCTTCTGTGTCAACCTCTCATATATTTGACTGaaagtgtgtgcatgtgtagcTGTTTGGATTAACGCTTAATGATCTCATCTTGTAAAATGCAGTATAGTGGTGAACCACTGTTGGAGTTGTGGGATTAGGTAGAGATTCAAGtttcaatttaaaaccaaagtttGAGGAAAACCTTTTTATTCATGGGTTTCTTTTAGGTATCTCACTGCTTCCCTAGCATAGGCAGTTGCTCGGTTATTAAGTTTATGTTGTTTGTGTGGGTCATTCACATAGTTATGAGATAGATAAAAACCATTTTAGAATAGAAAAGTAGTCATTAAAAATGGTGAGGCTGGGAGCATGAAAACCACATGAAATTGCTGAAAGtcatccttttgtttttaatgaaatagaCTTTTACTGTTCTGTTATGTGTCTTTCCACCTGAAAACTCAAATTTCTAGTGTTGCTCGagtttattttatgtaaatgtgattttccttgggtttgtttttttcttttttttttcttcctctcagaaGTGCCAACTTCTCAGTCCTACTTTGTGAAGTATTATGGGACTTAAAAGTCTTAAGTGGGTTAAAGGCTTGTGAATGTGGGACTGAGGCATATCCATTGACTCATAAGGAGACCACTAAGCACAGTTTAAGCTGAGCCATATTAATTGACGATGCCATGTTCTTCAGACTTGTTCCAAGTGGAAAGTGAAAGGTGTTATGAACTGAAAAGGGCTTTAAGGCACAAGTAAGAGTATCTATGCCAGATTGTTTTCTaatacttgtttaaaaattatacatACAAATGCACATATGTAgcaaatataaaggaaaaagtaacatttttggATCAGAAGAGAAGcggttttttcctcccttaacCCATGGAAGATACAGTGCTTCCTTGCAAAGTGAGCTAATTTCCTCCTAGCTGTTAGTGTGTGacacatgtgcatgcacacacacacagtgctTGGTACACCCTTTTTGAGTATTAATGACAATCTctgttttttacttttcatggGATCAAAGAGTTTAAAATGCTAAGTTTTCCATAAAACTTTTACTGCATgctaagattattttaaaatgttagtttaaaaacaaaccccctctgtgattaaacattaaaataccaCTTTATTGTACTTTATTGTACATCATTGCTTAATTTTTGGAACATATTAGaacaggaaaaagtattttttttctattgtaatTCTGAAAAGCCAGAATTCAGAAATAAGTACTGAAGCATATTACAAAGACATAGTAGTAGTTCTGCTAGCACAACTTGGCTGTAATGTTTAAGGCACTTTGGAACAAACTCAGTCTTCCACtgaatttggttttaatcttgTGTATTCTCCAAATTCTTCTGGATTTCATTACTGCTGAACACTTTGTAAAACCTTGTGATTGTTCTC
Coding sequences:
- the LOC142599575 gene encoding uncharacterized protein LOC142599575 codes for the protein METSTAEEAALSSRSEPLATAAPRLTAPLPSPPPAANAIPERPRRTTPPPRSDATTPPPVEMLIPANPSPAPHTHFPVATRALERDRSSCGVGETAAAWRPRRAPSGKSVLTADPPSRRGGGAAARPSDGESRCRRAAADRPCSAREGKDVCHQSSGTLPRLAERLVRCCKLCSANAGNCRPLPQPRPRSPSVPVRLSRPSPQ